A genome region from Arthrobacter agilis includes the following:
- a CDS encoding response regulator, with protein sequence MSAIRVLVVEDDPVAADAHAEYIRRLEGFELAGIVRSGAELAAFLHLTGGEQGRAPAVVDLMLLDMNLPDAHGLDIVRRVRGLGMPLDIVAITAVRDLQVVRSAISSGVVQYLIKPFTYSAFSEKLGAYREFRRNLVEQASTTTQAEVDSAFASLRPATAALLPKGLSAETLRAVSRLLKELSEPTSAIEVSEALSMSRVTARRYLEYLADQQSVLRTPRYGTRGRPEFEYSWARNAADR encoded by the coding sequence ATGAGCGCCATCCGCGTCCTCGTGGTGGAGGACGACCCGGTGGCGGCGGACGCCCACGCGGAGTACATCCGGCGGCTCGAGGGGTTCGAGCTCGCCGGGATCGTGCGGAGCGGCGCCGAGCTCGCGGCCTTCCTGCATCTGACCGGCGGGGAGCAGGGGCGGGCGCCCGCCGTCGTCGACCTCATGCTGCTGGACATGAACCTCCCGGACGCCCACGGCCTCGACATCGTCCGGCGGGTGCGTGGCCTCGGCATGCCGCTGGACATCGTCGCCATCACGGCCGTGCGGGATCTCCAGGTGGTCCGCTCCGCCATCTCGTCCGGCGTCGTCCAGTACCTCATCAAGCCGTTCACCTACTCGGCGTTCAGCGAGAAGCTGGGCGCCTACCGTGAGTTCCGGCGGAATCTGGTGGAGCAGGCATCCACCACCACGCAGGCGGAGGTCGACTCCGCCTTCGCGTCCCTGCGGCCGGCGACGGCGGCCCTGCTGCCCAAGGGCCTCTCGGCGGAGACGCTGCGCGCGGTGTCGCGGCTCCTCAAGGAACTCTCGGAGCCCACCTCCGCCATCGAGGTGTCGGAGGCCCTGTCCATGTCCAGGGTCACCGCGCGCCGCTACCTGGAATACCTTGCGGACCAGCAGTCCGTCCTGCGCACACCGCGGTACGGCACACGGGGGCGCCCGGAGTTCGAGTACAGCTGGGCGCGCAACGCCGCGGACCGCTAG